The following coding sequences are from one Triticum dicoccoides isolate Atlit2015 ecotype Zavitan chromosome 4A, WEW_v2.0, whole genome shotgun sequence window:
- the LOC119284967 gene encoding G-type lectin S-receptor-like serine/threonine-protein kinase At2g19130, whose protein sequence is MLLLLLLLLLFSSLQLPTTAIDTLALGQALPWNETLVSKGGEFELGLFSPGNSGKHYVGIWYKKISKQTVVWVANREHPIVKPSTSRFMLSIHGELLLLTMPSDTLLWSSNASSRSPPSTTVATLQDDGNLVVRRSNATSSSAYVVWQSFDHPTDTWLPGARLGYNRGAGVHSFLTSWTDAENPAPGAFTMEIDARGQPKFDLFSDAGGAEHRQYWTTGLWDGEIFVNVPEMRSGYFAGFPYARNGTVNFFSYHDRIPMMGAGNFMLDVNGQMRRRQWSDMAGKWILFCSEPHDACDVHGSCGPFGLCSNTTSPACQCPAGFVPRSEQEWKLQNTASGCERRTLLDCTKDRFMQLPNPVQLPNGSSEAAGVRGDRDCERTCLKDCSCTAYVYDGTKCSMWKGELVNLRALSIDQGGDPGLAGAVIHLRVARSEVAASSSSPAHSWKKSMVILGSVVAAVVVLLASLVIGVVAAVMLRRRRGKGKVTAVQGQGSLLLFDYQAVRTATRNFSEKLGGGSFGTVYKGVLPDATPVAVKKLDGLRQGEKQFRAEVVTLGVVQHVNLVRLRGFCSEGNKRALVYDYMANGSLDMHLFKGGGSAAKVLSWGQRYGVALGMARGLAYLHEKCRECIIHCDIKPENILLDDELGAKLADFGMAKLVGRDFSRVLTTMRGTLGYLAPEWLAGSPVTAKADVYSFGLVLFELVSGRRNNAPSEKGGYGMYFPVHAAVSLHEGDVVGLLDERLAKEADVKELERLCRIACWCIQDEEADRPTMGLVVQQLEGVADVGLPPVPSRLHMLTKVNAGAGGGEQDEFYSESSNKLATEKA, encoded by the coding sequence atgctcctcctcctcctcctcctcctgctcttcTCCAGCCTACAGCTCCCCACGACTGCCATCGACACCCTCGCTCTAGGCCAAGCACTCCCATGGAACGAGACACTGGTGTCCAAGGGCGGCGAATTCGAGCTCGGCCTCTTCTCGCCCGGCAACTCCGGCAAGCACTACGTCGGCATCTGGTACAAGAAGATCTCCAAGCAAACGGTCGTCTGGGTGGCGAACCGAGAGCACCCGATCGTCAAGCCGTCGACCTCCCGCTTCATGCTCAGCATCCACGGCGAGCTGCTCCTCCTCACGATGCCGTCGGACACCTTGCTGTGGTCGTCCAACGCGTCCTCCCGGTCGCCCCCGAGCACCACCGTCGCCACGCTCCAGGACGACGGCAACCTCGTGGTGCGGCGGAGCAACGCGACGTCGTCGTCTGCCTACGTGGTGTGGCAGAGCTTCGACCACCCCACCGACACCTGGCTCCCCGGGGCCAGGCTCGGCTACAACAGGGGCGCCGGCGTCCACAGCTTCCTCACGTCGTGGACGGACGCCGAGAACCCGGCGCCCGGCGCGTTCACGATGGAGATCGACGCGCGCGGGCAGCCCAAGTTCGACCTGTTTTCCGACGCCGGCGGCGCCGAGCACCGCCAGTACTGGACGACCGGCCTGTGGGACGGCGAGATCTTCGTGAACGTGCCGGAGATGCGGTCGGGCtacttcgccgggttcccctacgcGCGCAACGGCACTGTTAACTTCTTCAGCTACCACGACCGGATCCCGATGATGGGCGCCGGCAACTTCATGCTTGACGTCAACGGGCAGATGCGGCGGCGCCAGTGGAGCGACATGGCAGGGAAGTGGATCCTCTTCTGCTCGGAGCCGCACGACGCCTGCGACGTCCACGGTTCGTGCGGCCCCTTCGGGTTGTGCAGCAACACCACCAGCCCGGCGTGCCAGTGTCCCGCCGGCTTCGTCCCGAGGTCGGAGCAAGAGTGGAAGCTGCAGAACACCGCCTCCGGATGCGAGAGGCGGACCTTACTGGACTGTACCAAAGACAGGTTCATGCAGCTGCCGAACCCCGTGCAGCTCCCGAATGGCTCATCGGAGGCCGCCGGAGTTAGGGGTGACAGGGACTGCGAGCGCACTTGCTTGAAAGATTGCTCCTGCACCGCGTACGTGTACGATGGAACCAAGTGCTCCATGTGGAAGGGCGAGCTCGTTAACTTGAGGGCACTCTCGATTGACCAAGGTGGCGATCCTGGCCTCGCCGGAGCTGTCATTCACCTCCGCGTCGCGCGCTCCGAGgtggcagcgtcgtcatcgtcaccGGCGCATTCTTGGAAGAAATCGATGGTGATCCTCGGGAGCGTAGTTGCGGCCGTGGTGGTGCTCCTGGCAAGCCTCGTGATcggggtggtggcggcggtgaTGCTGCGGAGGCGGCGGGGGAAGGGGAAGGTGACGGCGGTGCAGGGGCAGGGCTCGCTGCTGCTGTTCGACTACCAGGCCGTGAGGACCGCGACGAGGAACTTCTCGGAGAAGCTCGGTGGAGGGAGCTTCGGCACGGTGTACAAGGGCGTACTCCCGGACGCGACGCCGGTGGCCGTGAAGAAGCTGGACGGGCTCCGGCAGGGCGAGAAGCAGTTCCGAGCGGAGGTGGTCACCCTGGGCGTGGTCCAGCACGTCAACCTCGTCCGCCTCCGGGGCTTCTGCTCCGAGGGGAACAAGAGGGCGCTCGTGTACGACTACATGGCCAACGGCTCGCTGGACATGCACCTGTTCAAGGGCGGCGGCTCGGCGGCGAAGGTGTTGAGCTGGGGCCAGAGGTACGGCGTCGCGCTCGGCATGGCCAGGGGCCTGGCGTACCTGCACGAGAAGTGCCGCGAGTGCATCATACACTGCGACATCAAGCCGGAGAACATCCTCCTCGACGACGAGCTGGGCGCCAAGCTCGCCGACTTCGGCATGGCCAAGCTCGTGGGCCGCGACTTCAGCCGCGTCCTGACCACGATGCGCGGCACGCTCGGGTACCTCGCGCCGGAGTGGCTCGCCGGCTCGCCGGTCACCGCCAAGGCCGACGTGTACAGCTTCGGCCTCGTGCTGTTTGAGCTCGTCTCCGGCCGGCGCAACAATGCCCCATCGGAAAAGGGAGGCTACGGGATGTACTTCCCGGTGCACGCCGCGGTGAGCCTGCACGAGGGCGACGTGGTCGGGCTGCTCGACGAGAGGCTGGCCAAGGAGGCCGACGTGAAGGAGCTGGAGAGGCTCTGCAGGATCGCCTGCTGGTGCATCCAGGACGAGGAGGCTGACCGGCCGACCATGGGGCTCGTCGTGCAGCAGCTTGAAGGAGTCGCCGACGTCGGGCTACCGCCGGTCCCGTCCCGGCTTCACATGCTGACAAAGGTGAACGCAGGCGCCGGTGGAGGTGAACAGGATGAATTCTATTCGGAGAGCAGTAACAAACTAGCGACAGAAAAGGCGTGA